The Chitinophagales bacterium genome has a window encoding:
- a CDS encoding alpha/beta fold hydrolase yields the protein MHKMKNILLVGKHGKPILTDIFYKADGVKKPAVIYAHGINGFKDWGNFDLIAEQFADAGFVFIKFNFSHNGTTPEYPEDFVDLEAYGNDNYTLQLDDLKTVIDWTVNNEHADNIDYDKIYLIGHSKGGGMVLLKAAEDIRIKAVATWAAVSQCKTPWARWDEEKIQEWAAKGVQYLTNGRTKQEMPLYYQLYENYINNKSRLDIEGAIKSLKIPVLICHGTEDPAVPVEQAYQLHQWQPAAELFTLPTDHVFGRKHPWTGNYLPEPMQQVVDRTIHFFSKIT from the coding sequence ATGCATAAGATGAAAAACATATTACTGGTCGGCAAACACGGTAAACCTATACTTACAGATATATTTTATAAGGCCGACGGGGTAAAAAAGCCTGCCGTCATTTATGCGCATGGCATCAATGGTTTTAAAGACTGGGGCAACTTCGACCTGATAGCAGAACAATTTGCTGACGCAGGTTTTGTGTTCATCAAGTTCAACTTCTCGCACAACGGCACAACGCCTGAATACCCGGAAGACTTTGTTGACCTGGAAGCTTATGGAAATGACAACTACACCCTGCAGCTCGACGACCTCAAAACGGTCATCGACTGGACAGTGAATAATGAACACGCTGACAATATTGATTACGATAAGATATACCTTATAGGGCACAGCAAAGGCGGTGGTATGGTTTTGTTGAAAGCAGCTGAAGATATTCGTATCAAAGCCGTGGCTACATGGGCGGCAGTGAGCCAATGCAAAACACCCTGGGCCAGGTGGGATGAAGAAAAAATACAGGAATGGGCGGCAAAGGGCGTGCAATACCTCACCAACGGTCGCACCAAACAGGAAATGCCACTCTACTACCAGTTATACGAGAATTATATCAACAATAAGTCACGGCTGGATATTGAAGGAGCCATTAAATCACTGAAAATACCTGTACTTATCTGCCATGGCACGGAAGACCCCGCTGTACCTGTGGAACAAGCCTATCAGCTACACCAATGGCAACCGGCAGCAGAACTGTTCACCTTACCTACCGACCATGTATTTGGCCGCAAACACCCATGGACAGGAAACTATCTGCCCGAGCCTATGCAGCAGGTGGTGGATAGAACCATACATTTTTTCAGCAAAATTACCTGA
- a CDS encoding YbhB/YbcL family Raf kinase inhibitor-like protein, protein MRSLLITMMCALSLQMIAQDKLEVTSKDFQDNELMPMKYSCEGNNTSPSLEVHGIPHKARTLAVIMHDPDAPITGGFTHWVVWNMSTKSYIPGDFEDAEQGLNGAQKKGYIGMCPPSGTHHYNIRVYALDAKLKLKANAGKADLEKAMKGHILAEGMITGLYKKQGK, encoded by the coding sequence ATGCGTTCTCTACTCATTACAATGATGTGCGCATTATCACTACAGATGATAGCGCAGGACAAGCTGGAAGTGACCAGCAAGGATTTCCAGGACAACGAACTTATGCCGATGAAGTATTCCTGCGAGGGGAATAATACCAGTCCTTCGCTTGAGGTGCACGGCATTCCTCACAAAGCCCGAACGCTTGCCGTGATCATGCATGACCCGGACGCACCGATAACGGGTGGTTTTACACACTGGGTGGTGTGGAATATGAGTACCAAGAGTTATATACCCGGCGATTTTGAAGATGCAGAACAGGGATTGAACGGTGCGCAGAAAAAAGGATACATCGGCATGTGCCCGCCGTCAGGTACCCATCATTACAATATCAGGGTGTATGCGCTGGATGCCAAACTGAAACTGAAAGCCAATGCAGGTAAGGCAGACCTTGAAAAAGCGATGAAAGGCCATATACTTGCAGAAGGAATGATCACCGGACTATATAAAAAACAAGGAAAATAA
- a CDS encoding adenosine deaminase, with the protein MRYLILALLCTAGSIAHAQNVTGKTAGYLESIRDNEAALTAFFSAMPKGGDLHNHFVGSIYTETYINKVVSEDYYINRNTLEVSAAPQGGSDWIRCAELQQQGKLSDYKNALMRKWSVEGYNGVSKPSYEQFFETFGGFAPVAAQCTDEGLLELKQRAKRENLNYIETMFLMIPCGVDMSDVQAYNNQLLNVQKKGDVAWTEKLLKQLDRIFTAKNITACATAFNIDSVTKRHNRLKMDDDDFTLRYQNYVLRIFDPVTVFRDLLAAFESADNSPLIVGVNIVAPEHNEVSMRDYWLHMMMYRYCHEKYPNVRYAMHAGELRLGLVQPEELTWHINNAVRIAGADRIGHGVDIAYEQNSYDLLKEMSRQKIAIEISLYSNEFILGVKGSAHPISLYRQYGVPIVICTDDAGVLRSNLVHQFVLLAERYPDISYAEIKQYVYNSIEYSFIEEPEVKKRLTKDLDNKFQQFEQTVAEQAEAGR; encoded by the coding sequence ATGAGATATTTGATACTGGCGCTTTTGTGCACTGCGGGTAGTATTGCCCATGCACAAAACGTTACAGGCAAAACTGCGGGCTACCTGGAAAGCATCAGGGATAATGAAGCGGCACTGACCGCTTTTTTCAGCGCTATGCCCAAAGGTGGCGACCTGCACAATCACTTTGTAGGGTCGATATATACAGAGACCTACATCAATAAAGTGGTCAGCGAAGATTATTATATCAACAGGAACACGCTTGAAGTATCCGCCGCACCGCAGGGTGGTAGCGACTGGATCCGTTGCGCTGAACTGCAACAACAAGGTAAACTGTCTGACTATAAAAATGCACTCATGCGTAAGTGGTCGGTAGAAGGGTATAACGGAGTGAGTAAGCCATCATACGAACAGTTCTTCGAGACCTTTGGTGGTTTTGCACCGGTGGCCGCACAGTGTACTGATGAGGGGCTGCTGGAATTGAAACAACGCGCCAAACGGGAAAACCTGAATTATATAGAGACCATGTTCCTGATGATACCCTGTGGTGTAGATATGAGCGACGTGCAGGCTTATAACAACCAATTGCTGAATGTGCAAAAGAAAGGAGACGTAGCATGGACAGAAAAGCTACTGAAGCAACTGGACCGGATATTTACAGCAAAGAATATCACAGCCTGTGCTACTGCCTTTAATATAGACAGTGTTACTAAGAGACATAACAGGTTGAAAATGGATGATGATGACTTTACACTCAGGTACCAGAACTATGTATTGAGGATATTTGACCCGGTAACAGTGTTCCGCGACCTGTTGGCAGCATTTGAATCGGCAGATAATAGCCCGTTGATAGTAGGTGTGAATATTGTGGCACCGGAGCATAATGAAGTGTCTATGCGCGACTATTGGTTGCATATGATGATGTACAGGTATTGCCATGAGAAATACCCGAATGTGCGTTATGCCATGCATGCAGGAGAGCTGAGGCTGGGGTTGGTGCAGCCTGAAGAACTGACCTGGCACATTAATAATGCAGTACGGATAGCGGGAGCAGACAGGATAGGCCATGGTGTAGACATTGCCTATGAACAAAACAGCTACGACCTGCTGAAAGAAATGAGCAGGCAGAAGATAGCCATAGAGATCAGCCTGTACAGCAACGAGTTTATCCTGGGCGTAAAAGGCAGCGCGCATCCTATAAGCCTGTACAGGCAATACGGCGTACCGATAGTGATATGTACGGATGATGCAGGTGTGCTGAGGAGCAACCTCGTTCACCAGTTTGTGTTATTGGCAGAGCGATACCCGGACATCAGCTACGCAGAGATAAAGCAGTATGTGTATAACAGTATTGAATATAGTTTTATAGAAGAGCCAGAGGTGAAGAAAAGACTAACCAAAGACCTGGATAATAAGTTTCAGCAATTTGAGCAGACCGTAGCGGAACAGGCCGAAGCCGGGAGGTAA
- a CDS encoding acyl-CoA thioesterase, which yields MELVKVPESTVLIRFPDCDPFNHLNNSRYIDYFINAREDHLWEHYQLNIYAYGRQHGKSWVVGQNQIAYLKPAMLMEQVVIQSTILELSSTDILVEMTMWDKKKTQLKSLLWSRFVHFNLATQKRDEHSKELMDYFGPLVNPLAEKVDFEQRVTQMREHNKPVKN from the coding sequence ATGGAATTAGTAAAAGTGCCGGAAAGTACCGTACTCATCCGTTTCCCCGATTGCGATCCGTTCAATCACTTAAACAATTCGCGTTACATCGATTATTTCATCAATGCACGTGAGGACCACTTATGGGAGCATTACCAATTGAATATTTATGCATATGGTAGACAGCATGGCAAAAGCTGGGTGGTAGGGCAGAACCAGATAGCCTACCTGAAGCCTGCCATGCTCATGGAGCAGGTAGTGATACAGTCGACGATACTGGAACTGAGTAGTACAGACATACTAGTTGAGATGACCATGTGGGATAAGAAGAAAACACAATTGAAATCGCTACTATGGTCTCGGTTCGTGCATTTTAATCTTGCTACCCAGAAGCGAGATGAGCATTCAAAAGAGCTTATGGATTATTTCGGTCCGCTGGTAAACCCTTTGGCTGAGAAAGTGGATTTTGAGCAACGCGTAACGCAGATGAGAGAACATAATAAACCCGTTAAGAACTAA
- a CDS encoding DNA alkylation repair protein: MTEESTAFKDVFFKPAFIHEFADALSESMPGFDKKAFERKVFDKDWHGKELKQRTRHIVLVLHQLLPKHFPDAVQVIERTVSHLQTQKIKSVSFGYISLPEYIEVYGLGHYKESVRAMEKVTVFMSCEFAVRPFIVKYGDRMMKQMLAWSKHKDARVRRLSSEGCRPRLPWAMALPEFKKDPSPILPILENLKEDSDVWVKKTVANNLNDISKDHPELAISIFEKWLRKNKHTDWIVKHAARTLLKAGNPEVMALFGFKKDKQVVVKDITVETPKVKMGKELVFSFAVTNKSKEPKLIRLEYGMHYLRANGTHSKKVFKISEREYQPGAEQVVTRKQSFKPITTRVYYPGLHKVSVIVNGHEAGVVEFVLQQ; this comes from the coding sequence ATGACTGAAGAGAGTACCGCGTTCAAAGATGTGTTCTTTAAACCTGCATTTATACACGAGTTTGCAGATGCATTGAGTGAAAGTATGCCCGGTTTTGATAAGAAGGCCTTTGAACGTAAAGTGTTCGACAAAGACTGGCATGGTAAAGAGTTGAAACAACGTACGCGGCATATTGTGCTTGTGTTGCATCAATTGTTACCCAAACACTTTCCCGATGCTGTGCAAGTGATAGAACGCACTGTAAGCCACCTGCAGACACAAAAAATAAAGTCGGTCAGCTTTGGGTATATCAGTCTGCCGGAATATATAGAGGTGTATGGGCTGGGGCATTATAAGGAGTCGGTACGGGCTATGGAGAAGGTCACAGTGTTTATGAGTTGCGAGTTTGCCGTGCGTCCGTTTATTGTGAAGTACGGTGACAGGATGATGAAGCAGATGCTTGCATGGTCGAAGCATAAAGATGCCAGGGTACGCAGGTTGTCAAGTGAGGGTTGCAGACCACGCCTGCCATGGGCCATGGCATTACCCGAGTTCAAAAAAGATCCGTCTCCGATATTACCCATACTTGAGAACCTGAAAGAGGATAGCGATGTGTGGGTGAAGAAAACTGTAGCCAATAACCTGAATGACATCAGTAAAGACCACCCTGAGCTTGCTATCAGTATTTTCGAAAAGTGGTTGAGAAAGAACAAGCATACTGACTGGATAGTGAAACATGCGGCCAGGACATTGCTGAAAGCGGGTAACCCTGAAGTTATGGCCCTGTTCGGCTTTAAGAAGGATAAGCAGGTGGTAGTAAAAGATATAACTGTTGAGACCCCAAAGGTGAAAATGGGTAAAGAGCTTGTTTTTTCATTTGCAGTAACTAATAAAAGTAAAGAGCCCAAACTCATCAGGCTGGAATATGGTATGCACTATCTGCGTGCCAATGGTACCCATTCAAAAAAAGTATTCAAGATAAGTGAACGAGAGTACCAGCCGGGAGCAGAACAGGTTGTAACACGAAAGCAGAGCTTTAAACCTATTACTACAAGGGTATATTACCCGGGCCTGCATAAAGTATCTGTGATAGTGAACGGACACGAAGCAGGAGTGGTGGAGTTTGTTTTGCAGCAGTGA
- a CDS encoding Arc family DNA binding domain-containing protein has protein sequence MSAKKSFVLRIDEETYKALEKWSADEFRSVNGQIEWLIDKALKEAGRKKNSSAKPAKPKD, from the coding sequence TTGAGTGCTAAGAAAAGCTTTGTTTTAAGAATAGACGAGGAAACTTACAAGGCCCTGGAAAAGTGGTCAGCAGATGAGTTTCGCAGCGTGAACGGACAAATTGAGTGGCTGATAGATAAAGCCCTTAAGGAGGCCGGACGCAAAAAGAACTCATCTGCCAAACCTGCTAAACCCAAAGATTAA
- a CDS encoding SPFH domain-containing protein, whose product MEKVIKPLNGYLVLLVSLALMALSIFGFMSMFINPMYAWIAFPALIVTFLLWKGLIIVQPNHLRVLNLFGKYIGTVKANGMFFINPFYTTVKLTQRAQNFATPTIKVNDKMGNPIEIGAVVVWQITDSYKAAYDVTDYMSYVKTQSEAAIRILAGAYSYDNIEDENAKITLRDGGEQVNMMLEKELTDRLATAGITIREARISHLAYAQEIAGAMLQRQQATAIVAARYKIVEGAVGMVEMALEELGKKDIVALDDEKKAAMVSNLMVVLCGEKNAQPVLNTGTLYQ is encoded by the coding sequence ATGGAAAAAGTAATTAAGCCGCTGAATGGTTATTTAGTTTTGTTAGTGTCGTTAGCTCTTATGGCACTGTCAATTTTCGGGTTCATGAGTATGTTCATAAACCCTATGTATGCATGGATCGCATTCCCAGCCCTCATCGTAACATTCCTGTTATGGAAAGGCCTCATCATCGTGCAGCCCAACCACTTGCGTGTACTCAACCTGTTTGGTAAATACATTGGTACGGTAAAGGCAAACGGAATGTTCTTTATCAACCCCTTCTACACCACTGTTAAGCTCACTCAACGTGCGCAGAACTTTGCCACACCAACTATTAAGGTGAATGACAAAATGGGTAACCCCATAGAAATAGGCGCGGTTGTGGTTTGGCAAATAACAGACTCATACAAAGCTGCGTATGATGTAACTGACTATATGAGCTACGTAAAAACGCAAAGTGAAGCTGCTATACGTATCCTGGCAGGTGCATACTCCTACGATAACATCGAAGATGAGAATGCGAAAATAACCCTGCGCGATGGTGGGGAGCAGGTAAATATGATGCTGGAAAAGGAACTGACAGACCGCCTGGCAACAGCCGGCATCACGATCCGTGAAGCGCGTATCAGCCACCTGGCCTATGCACAGGAAATAGCAGGCGCAATGCTGCAACGCCAACAGGCAACAGCTATAGTGGCGGCACGATACAAAATAGTAGAAGGTGCAGTAGGCATGGTAGAAATGGCGTTGGAAGAGCTGGGCAAAAAAGACATTGTAGCACTGGATGATGAGAAGAAAGCAGCCATGGTGAGCAATCTTATGGTAGTTTTGTGTGGCGAAAAGAATGCACAACCCGTGCTGAATACAGGAACACTTTATCAATAG